CACCTGGGATACGGCTGTAGGCACCATTTGCTGCAACCCCTGGAAATATCCGCGCAGTCCTGTCATCACCGGTACAAACAGCAATGCCATTGAAGCTGCCCGAATGGACGGTACGACACTTCCGTTTCCAATCAGATCTCCAATAAGCGGTGCACCTATATACATCAACAAAGCCAGCGTCAGGCCAATTCCACCAAGCAGCATCGAGGACAAGCGTATAACCCGTCTCCCCTCCTCCGGTCGACCAAGAGCATTCTGCTCGGCTACGAATTTGGATATAGCGACAGGCAGCCCGGCAGCAGCAATGGTAATGATGAGCATATAGAACGGGTACACCGTATTGTAAATGCCAAAAACACCGTCTCCCCCCAGATTCTGCAGCGGAATCTTCTGAAAAGCACCAATGATTTTGGATATAATGGCGGCAAGCCCAAGCACAAATGCGCCCTGAAGCAATCTTGAGCCTGTAGACGACTGTTTCATATGTCCCTCCTGCGTACGTCCGTGCATTCTTCTCTTCAAACGTATACCTAGCTATTATACCTGTCCAAAGGCGCACAGACTAACCCTTCAAGGCATCCTGCCCTTCAGGACATTATCCACATTGTCTACAGCTTCCCTAAAATGCAAAAACTCCTGGTTGCCCTCTGGGCACCAGGAGTTGATTGCTTGTTTTTATTGCTCCATCTGTTTGCCAAGGAACCCGGCAGCCGTCTCAGACATTTTGACTTCCATCTGAGACATCTTCACCGATTCATCCTTGTTGAAAAGGATAACCGTTCCAATGGGGTCACCACCCGAAATGATTGGGGCGATAACAAAAGATGATAACGTCTCGTCATGATCTTTGCTAAGCTCATAAGAACCATTGTTGGTCTCCATAATCGTCTTCCGGTTTTCCATACAACTCTCCACCAGTTGACCTACCTGCTTGTCCAGATATTCTTTCTTGGAGCCACCTGCTACCGTAATAATCGTATCACGGTCAGAGATCATCGTGACATGGCCTGTACTTTCATACAGCGATTCTGCATATTCTTTAGCAAAATCACCAAGTTCGCCAATCGGCGAGTATTTTTTAAGAATAACCTCTCCATCGCGGTCCACAAAAATCTCAAGTGGATCGCCTTCACGGATACGTAACGTACGGCGGATTTCTTTCGGAATGACCACTCGACCGAGGTCATCAATACGGCGGACAATACCAGTAGCTTTCATTTCACATGTTGCCCCACTTTCTCGAGAAGATTTTTCAACTACTGTTCCTTAATGGGTAGAGGAAAGTCCCAGAACGTTTAGTGTGATATCTTGACCATAGTATTCATCTGTTCCCATTTCCTTATACATACTTTGGAGAATATAGTTGTGTAAACTTCCACAGAAGGCGACCATGTACCCACTTTGCTCCATAGATACAAGGAAAAGCAAGAGGCAGGCCTTAAGTCCCCCTCTTGCTTTTCTGTATGGTTGTCCATATTTGAAGCGTTCAGTGTATCATCCAGACAAACGTATTTGCTGAATGTATGCACTCGCTATCTTATTTACCGCTTGTATCTGTACTTTCATCTGTTTTTGTTTCCTTGTCGGTTCCAGTTGTTCCTTTATCCGTTTTGGTATCCGTACCCGCATCGGTTTTTTCACCCTCAGTACCTGTTCCAGTACCGGTCTTGCCTTCAGTAGTACCTTCAGTCGTGCCTTCTTTAGCCTTGTCTGTTTTTGGCAGTTTTACTTCTTTTACGATTTTGTCCAGTTCGCTGGTCATAAATGTGTCAATCTCAGCAGCGGCCAATTGGCTTTTGAGTGTTTCTTTTTGCTCAGCAGTCAATTTCGCATAGTCCGCTTCTGTACGTTTTTCTACTTTCATGATGTGATAACCGTATTCAGTCTCTACAGGATCGCTGATTTTGTTCAATGGCAGCGTTTTAGCCGCTTCTTTGAACGCATCTACCCAGCTGGCTACAGGTGTATCTTCGTACAATCCACCTTTTTCTGCAGAACCTGTGTCTTCAGAGTATTTCTTCGCAATTTCAGCAAAGTCCGCTCCCCCGTCCAATTTCGCTTTTACTTCTTTCGCAAGTTTCAGAGCATCTTCTTTTTTACGCTCTTTTTGCGTTTTTGGATCCGTAAAGTTGATCAGTACGTGACGAACAGACGCCGTTGTGAACTGATCTTTATTTTTCTCAAATTCAGCTTTAATCGCATCTTCAGTAACGCCCGTTTCTTTATCCTTGATTACCGTCATAATGCGAGTCATGTAATCCTTAATGTTCTGGTCTGTCAGATTCTGAGCTTTCAGCATCTCAGTCCATTGATCAGCTTGAACAGAAGCTTTCATTTTGTCGAATTGTTCTGTCGCTGTTTTGGCACCCTCGGTTTTGGCTGCATCACTTGCTTTTCCACTCAAATATTCATATGCAACTTCCTGTTTCACCAGGTATTCCTTGAAATCATCCATATCCATCATTTGTGCATATTCCGGATAGAGGAATTTCATGACCCGTTGCTCCATGTCGAATTCATTGGCTGTAATTGTACCGCCATCATACGTAGCGACTACAGCACTTGTATCCTTTGGTTCCGTTGTCGCTTCTTCCTTCTTGCCGCAAGCAGCAAGCAGTGATAAGGACAGTACTGCTACCATGCTCACAGACAGTACTTTCCCTACTTTTTTATACTTTGCTAACATCCTTTAGTTCCCCCTTTGATTTAAAAGCACTTTTCATGGACTCCAGAAATTTCTCTACCAGCTCCATCAGTTGCTTGTCCCCAAGCCCTTTACCCTTGACATGAATAAGCATATGGGATCCTTGTTCAAATTGTACACGTCTTTCGAACTGATTTCCAATGTGTGCGATTTTTGAGAGCTCAAATGCATGTTCTCTGCCTTCATAGAACTTCACTGTAAGATCATCTCCGCGTTGGGAGATGGATTCAATACCGTAGATCTTGCCATAGACTTTCATTCTGGCCACCGCCAGCAAGTTGATTACGGCTTCTGGCAGATCTCCGAATCGGTCAACCAATTCGTCTTCCAGTTCCATTGCATCGTCGAAGGAGGCAATAACCGCCACTTTTTTATAAATTTCAATCTTCTGAATACTGTCATAAATATAATCCGACGGCAAGTACGCATCGATACTGAGATCCAGCGTTGTGTTCCACTGATCGGATGGCACCGGCTCTTCGCCGAGCATTGTAACTTTGCGTTTGTTGATTTCCTCTGCCAGCATCTGAGAATACAGATCGAATCCGACAGACGCGATAAAGCCGTGCTGTTCAGCTCCGAGCAAATTACCCGCGCCGCGAATCGATAAATCGCGCATCGCGATCTTGAATCCTGAACCTAGTTCGGTAAATTCCTTAATTGATTGCAGACGTTTCTCAGCCACTTCGGTCAGCACTTTGTCCCGTTGGTATGTGAAATAGGCATACGCAATCCGATTGGAACGACCGACCCGTCCACGCAGCTGGTACAGCTGGGAGAGCCCCATTTTGTCCGCGTCATGCACGATCAGAGTATTTACGTTAGGAATATCCACCCCGGTCTCGATGATGCTAGTGCTGACAAGTACGTCATATTCACCATCCAGGAAGTCCAGAATGGTTTTCTCCAGCTCCGTTTCCGACATCTGTCCATGCCCCACACCAACCTTGGCTTCCGGCACCAATTCGGAAATTTCCGCAGCCATCTCCTGAATTCCCTGCACACGGTTATACAGGTAGTACACCTGACCGCCGCGAGCCAATTCACGTTCAATCGCTTCACGAACAAGCGCCTGA
Above is a window of Paenibacillus sp. E222 DNA encoding:
- the spoVT gene encoding stage V sporulation protein T; this encodes MKATGIVRRIDDLGRVVIPKEIRRTLRIREGDPLEIFVDRDGEVILKKYSPIGELGDFAKEYAESLYESTGHVTMISDRDTIITVAGGSKKEYLDKQVGQLVESCMENRKTIMETNNGSYELSKDHDETLSSFVIAPIISGGDPIGTVILFNKDESVKMSQMEVKMSETAAGFLGKQMEQ
- a CDS encoding peptidylprolyl isomerase, coding for MLAKYKKVGKVLSVSMVAVLSLSLLAACGKKEEATTEPKDTSAVVATYDGGTITANEFDMEQRVMKFLYPEYAQMMDMDDFKEYLVKQEVAYEYLSGKASDAAKTEGAKTATEQFDKMKASVQADQWTEMLKAQNLTDQNIKDYMTRIMTVIKDKETGVTEDAIKAEFEKNKDQFTTASVRHVLINFTDPKTQKERKKEDALKLAKEVKAKLDGGADFAEIAKKYSEDTGSAEKGGLYEDTPVASWVDAFKEAAKTLPLNKISDPVETEYGYHIMKVEKRTEADYAKLTAEQKETLKSQLAAAEIDTFMTSELDKIVKEVKLPKTDKAKEGTTEGTTEGKTGTGTGTEGEKTDAGTDTKTDKGTTGTDKETKTDESTDTSGK